The following are encoded in a window of uncultured Pseudomonas sp. genomic DNA:
- a CDS encoding glutathione S-transferase family protein, which produces MSLIVYGAPLSPFVRKVRLLLAEKALDYQLELILPFGKQPDWYRELSPLGRIPALKDGDLALADSSVICQYLDDKYPQSASLFGQSPEQRAQVLWLEKYADYELAPLCTFTVFSNRVLKPSSGQSSDEAAVHKALHEQLPPHFDYLEKTLGSGQYLVGDSLTLADLALTCQLINMQHGDAQLDAERWPNLSAHYARIKARPSVQGVLPNEQKMLAKMAATA; this is translated from the coding sequence ATGAGCCTGATTGTTTACGGTGCGCCACTGTCGCCCTTCGTCCGCAAAGTCCGCCTGTTGCTGGCCGAAAAGGCCCTGGATTATCAGCTGGAACTCATCCTGCCATTTGGCAAGCAGCCTGACTGGTATAGAGAGCTGAGCCCGCTGGGGCGTATCCCTGCCCTGAAAGACGGCGACTTGGCCCTCGCAGACTCCAGCGTGATTTGCCAGTACTTAGACGACAAGTATCCGCAAAGCGCCAGCCTGTTCGGCCAGAGCCCAGAGCAGCGCGCACAGGTGCTCTGGCTGGAAAAATACGCTGACTATGAACTGGCGCCACTGTGCACCTTCACCGTATTCAGCAACCGCGTGTTGAAGCCAAGCTCCGGCCAGAGCAGCGACGAAGCCGCCGTGCACAAAGCCCTGCACGAGCAACTCCCGCCGCATTTCGACTATTTGGAAAAAACCCTCGGCAGCGGCCAGTACCTGGTCGGCGACAGCCTCACCCTGGCTGATCTGGCCCTCACCTGCCAGTTGATCAATATGCAGCACGGCGACGCACAACTCGACGCCGAGCGCTGGCCCAATCTGAGTGCGCATTATGCGCGGATCAAGGCACGCCCCTCAGTGCAAGGCGTCTTGCCGAACGAGCAGAAAATGCTCGCCAAGATGGCGGCAACAGCCTAA
- a CDS encoding PA2817 family protein, which translates to MANVHIDHHLALLQHLRTILVALGEAEQILDDSHAMYLERYDELLSDLPGDPEASLYLGQDLVSQIFQRYPQIAHLVPRDLLWFFGGDCLHFMPDEEIEMYQALEERRFYAAENDEPFDWNQEKQLLSMPAQGGTH; encoded by the coding sequence ATGGCCAACGTCCACATCGACCACCACCTCGCCCTGCTCCAGCACTTGCGCACCATATTGGTGGCGCTGGGCGAAGCCGAGCAGATCCTCGATGACAGCCACGCCATGTACCTGGAGCGCTACGACGAATTGCTCAGCGACTTGCCCGGCGATCCCGAAGCCAGCCTCTACCTGGGCCAGGACTTGGTCAGCCAGATCTTTCAACGCTACCCGCAAATCGCCCACCTGGTTCCACGCGACCTGCTGTGGTTCTTCGGCGGTGATTGCCTGCACTTTATGCCGGACGAAGAAATCGAGATGTACCAGGCCCTTGAAGAGCGCCGTTTCTACGCGGCAGAAAACGATGAGCCTTTCGACTGGAACCAAGAAAAGCAGTTGCTGAGCATGCCCGCCCAAGGCGGCACGCACTAA
- a CDS encoding acyl-CoA dehydrogenase, which yields MLALWLLALLFGTAYLAHRRCAPLPAIAIVGGFLILMGIFSHAPTWLMGVFWLLLLAVALPLVLPQQRRSLLSAPLFKWFKQTLPPMSATERDAIEAGTVWWDGELFSGRPDWDTLLAYPKAQLTEEEQAFIDGPTEALCAMVSDWQIGQEMDLPAEAWAHIKEHGFFALIIPKEYGGKGFSAYAHSQVAMKLATRSGDLASTVMVPNSLGPAELLLHYGTDEQRKHYLPRLASGEDIPCFALTGPLAGSDAGAMPDTGIICKGQWQGEEVIGLRLNWEKRYITLSPVATLLGLAFKAYDPEHLLGEEEDLGISLALVPTDTAGVEIGRRHLPLGAAFMNGPNSGKDVFIPLDYLIGGQEMLGKGWMMLMNCLSVGRSISLPAVGTGAAKFTSLTTGQYSQIREQFNVPLSAFEGVQEAMARIGGNAWLMDSARILTANAVDLGEKPSVLSAILKYHLTERGRECISHAMDVHGGKGIIMGPNNYLARSWQGAPIFITVEGANILSRNLMIFGQGAIRCHPYVLKEMALASYEDQDQALQEFDELLLQHIGFAVSNAASSLLLSLGFGQFSQEPGDDLSRPYFRALNRLAASFALLADTSMMILGGELKRRERLSARLGDVLSYLYLASAALKRYHDLGYPEHSQPMLRWAMEESLSKAEQALEDLLANFPNKLLGCALRALVLPLGRRHKGPSDELDAQLAAIIGRNSGDPALEELLEGCYRPQTEQDPVGALQYAMNVLQDAQPLQKKLYNAVKAGDVQQTPGQSQIDAALAAGVLSADEAHSLQQAETARRVVIDVDDFAKEELTLSSGKVR from the coding sequence ATGCTCGCTCTCTGGTTACTCGCCCTACTGTTCGGCACGGCTTATCTCGCCCATCGCCGTTGCGCGCCACTCCCCGCAATCGCAATAGTCGGTGGTTTCTTGATCCTGATGGGCATCTTCAGCCACGCCCCTACCTGGCTGATGGGCGTCTTCTGGCTTCTACTGCTGGCAGTGGCGCTGCCTCTCGTACTACCACAGCAACGCCGCAGCCTACTCAGCGCGCCGCTATTTAAGTGGTTCAAGCAAACATTGCCACCCATGTCAGCCACCGAACGCGATGCCATCGAGGCCGGCACAGTGTGGTGGGATGGCGAGCTGTTTAGCGGCCGCCCCGACTGGGACACCCTGCTCGCCTACCCCAAGGCGCAGCTCACCGAGGAAGAGCAGGCCTTCATTGATGGTCCGACTGAAGCACTCTGCGCCATGGTCAGTGACTGGCAAATTGGCCAAGAGATGGACCTGCCCGCTGAAGCCTGGGCGCACATCAAGGAGCACGGCTTCTTCGCCCTGATCATCCCCAAAGAATATGGCGGCAAAGGCTTCTCAGCCTATGCCCACTCACAAGTCGCGATGAAACTGGCCACCCGCTCTGGCGACCTGGCCTCCACCGTGATGGTGCCCAACTCACTGGGCCCTGCTGAACTTCTGCTGCATTACGGCACCGACGAACAGCGCAAGCACTACCTGCCGCGCCTGGCCAGTGGCGAAGACATCCCCTGCTTTGCCCTCACCGGCCCGCTGGCAGGCTCCGATGCCGGGGCCATGCCGGACACCGGGATCATCTGCAAAGGCCAATGGCAGGGTGAGGAAGTCATCGGCCTGCGCCTGAATTGGGAAAAGCGCTACATCACCCTCAGCCCAGTGGCGACCCTACTCGGCCTGGCCTTCAAGGCCTATGACCCCGAGCACTTACTGGGCGAGGAGGAAGACCTGGGCATCAGCCTGGCGCTGGTGCCAACCGATACCGCCGGGGTAGAAATCGGCCGCCGTCACCTGCCGCTTGGCGCCGCCTTTATGAACGGCCCCAACTCCGGCAAGGATGTATTCATCCCGCTGGATTACCTGATCGGCGGCCAGGAGATGCTCGGCAAAGGTTGGATGATGCTGATGAACTGCCTGTCCGTAGGCCGCTCCATCTCCCTGCCCGCCGTCGGCACCGGTGCCGCCAAGTTCACCAGCCTGACGACCGGCCAGTACAGCCAGATCCGCGAGCAATTCAACGTGCCCCTGTCTGCCTTCGAAGGCGTACAAGAAGCCATGGCCCGGATTGGCGGCAACGCCTGGCTGATGGACAGCGCGCGCATCCTCACGGCCAACGCAGTGGACCTCGGAGAGAAGCCCTCGGTGCTGTCGGCCATCCTCAAGTACCACCTGACCGAGCGCGGCCGAGAGTGCATCAGTCACGCCATGGACGTGCACGGCGGGAAGGGCATCATCATGGGCCCGAACAACTACCTGGCGCGTTCCTGGCAGGGCGCACCCATTTTCATCACCGTAGAGGGCGCGAATATTCTTTCCCGCAACCTGATGATCTTTGGCCAGGGCGCGATTCGCTGCCACCCCTATGTACTCAAGGAAATGGCCCTGGCCAGCTATGAGGATCAGGATCAAGCCTTGCAGGAGTTTGATGAGCTGCTGCTGCAGCATATCGGCTTTGCCGTCAGCAACGCCGCCAGCAGCCTGTTGCTCAGCCTGGGCTTCGGGCAGTTCAGCCAGGAGCCCGGTGATGACCTCAGCCGGCCTTACTTCCGCGCGCTCAATCGACTAGCGGCCTCTTTTGCCCTGCTTGCCGATACCAGCATGATGATCCTGGGTGGCGAGCTGAAACGCCGCGAGCGCTTGTCGGCACGCCTGGGGGATGTACTCAGCTATCTGTACCTGGCCTCAGCAGCCCTCAAGCGCTACCACGACCTCGGCTACCCTGAACACTCTCAACCGATGTTGCGCTGGGCCATGGAAGAGAGCCTGAGCAAGGCCGAACAAGCCTTGGAAGATCTGCTGGCAAACTTCCCCAACAAACTGCTGGGTTGCGCCCTGCGCGCACTGGTGTTGCCACTGGGCCGCCGACACAAGGGCCCGAGCGATGAGCTGGATGCACAGCTGGCTGCCATTATCGGTCGCAACAGTGGCGACCCTGCGCTGGAGGAGCTGCTCGAAGGCTGCTACCGCCCGCAAACCGAGCAAGACCCGGTGGGTGCTCTGCAATATGCGATGAACGTGCTGCAGGACGCACAGCCTTTGCAGAAGAAGCTATACAACGCTGTCAAGGCCGGCGACGTCCAGCAAACACCTGGGCAAAGCCAGATTGATGCGGCGCTGGCTGCCGGTGTCCTCAGCGCGGATGAGGCACACAGCTTGCAGCAGGCGGAAACTGCACGCCGCGTGGTGATTGATGTCGACGACTTTGCCAAAGAGGAGCTAACGCTAAGTTCTGGCAAGGTGCGCTAG
- a CDS encoding transglutaminase family protein has protein sequence MREYLKPGRFIDSDHPALVEFAETFRGVSRDPRSQAVSLYYAVRDEIRYNPYAFSRQAETLKASHALQSMESYCVPKANLLAACARHCGIPARIGLADVRNHLATPRLLEMLRSDVFAMHGYTELYLNDRWVKATPAFNLALCQLFNVAALEFDGCTDSVFHAFNQQGERHMEYLRDHGQFADVPEQLFFDHLAECYPHLFSEQVLSVSGDFAAEAVSSTQLH, from the coding sequence ATGCGCGAATATCTCAAGCCCGGCCGCTTCATCGATAGTGACCACCCTGCGTTGGTGGAGTTCGCAGAAACGTTCCGTGGCGTCAGTCGCGACCCTCGGTCGCAAGCCGTCAGCTTGTATTACGCGGTGCGTGATGAAATCCGCTACAACCCCTATGCCTTCAGTCGTCAGGCCGAAACGCTAAAGGCCAGTCATGCGCTGCAGTCGATGGAAAGTTACTGCGTGCCCAAGGCTAACCTGTTGGCTGCGTGTGCACGGCATTGCGGCATCCCGGCGCGTATCGGCTTGGCTGACGTGCGTAATCACCTGGCCACCCCGCGCCTGCTGGAAATGCTGCGCAGCGACGTATTCGCCATGCATGGTTACACCGAACTGTATTTGAATGATCGCTGGGTCAAGGCCACGCCAGCGTTCAATCTGGCGCTGTGCCAGCTGTTTAACGTGGCCGCGCTGGAGTTCGACGGCTGCACCGACAGCGTGTTTCACGCGTTCAACCAGCAGGGTGAGCGCCATATGGAATACCTACGCGACCATGGCCAGTTTGCTGATGTGCCGGAACAACTGTTCTTCGATCATCTGGCCGAGTGTTATCCACACCTGTTTAGTGAACAGGTGTTGTCTGTCAGTGGCGACTTTGCCGCTGAAGCCGTCAGCAGTACGCAGTTGCACTAA
- a CDS encoding ABC transporter ATP-binding protein, producing the protein MSTALSIRQLTKTYGNGFQALHGIDLDVAEGDFYALLGPNGAGKSTTIGILSTLVSKSSGTVNVFGHDLDKQPSALKRCLGVVPQEFNFNQFEKAFDIVVTQAGYYGIPAKIAKERAEQYLTQLGLWDKHNVPSRELSGGMKRRLMIARALVHQPRLLILDEPTAGVDIELRRSMWSFLTELNQQGITIILTTHYLEEAEQLCRNIGIIDHGRIVQNTSMKDLLKTLHVETFLLDLKESLLVPPHLTGYPAQLLDHHTLEVQVEKTQGITELFRQLALQNIEVLSLRNKTNRLEELFVSLVEKNLAGAAV; encoded by the coding sequence ATGAGTACCGCTCTGTCCATTCGCCAGTTGACCAAGACTTATGGCAACGGCTTCCAGGCCCTGCATGGCATCGACCTGGACGTGGCTGAAGGCGACTTTTACGCCTTGCTCGGCCCTAACGGTGCCGGTAAATCCACCACCATCGGCATCCTCTCGACCCTGGTGAGCAAAAGCAGCGGCACGGTCAATGTGTTTGGCCATGACCTCGACAAGCAGCCCTCGGCGCTCAAGCGTTGCCTGGGTGTGGTGCCGCAGGAGTTCAACTTCAACCAGTTCGAGAAAGCCTTCGATATCGTCGTGACTCAGGCCGGTTATTACGGCATTCCGGCGAAAATCGCCAAGGAGCGTGCCGAGCAATACCTCACGCAACTCGGCTTGTGGGACAAGCACAACGTGCCATCCCGTGAGCTGTCCGGCGGCATGAAGCGTCGCTTGATGATCGCCCGCGCCCTGGTGCATCAGCCGCGCTTGTTGATCCTCGATGAGCCGACCGCCGGGGTCGACATCGAGCTGCGTCGCTCGATGTGGAGCTTTCTCACCGAGCTGAATCAGCAGGGCATCACCATTATTCTGACTACGCATTATTTGGAAGAGGCCGAGCAGCTGTGCCGCAATATCGGCATCATCGACCACGGCCGGATAGTGCAGAACACCAGCATGAAGGACCTGCTCAAGACCCTGCATGTCGAGACCTTCCTGCTTGATCTGAAAGAATCGCTGCTGGTGCCACCCCATTTGACCGGTTACCCCGCACAGTTGCTGGATCACCACACCCTTGAGGTGCAGGTGGAGAAAACCCAGGGCATTACCGAGCTGTTCCGCCAGCTGGCTCTGCAGAACATCGAGGTACTTAGCTTGCGCAATAAAACCAATCGCCTTGAAGAGTTGTTTGTCTCGCTGGTGGAGAAGAACCTGGCGGGGGCTGCGGTATGA
- a CDS encoding ABC transporter permease: MNSELAANMVALRTIVYREVRRFTRIWPQTLLPPAITMVLYFVIFGNLIGRQIGDMGGFSYMEYIVPGLIMMSVITNSYGNVVSSFFGSKFQRSIEELMVSPVSPHIILTGYVIGGVLRGLAVGFIVTLLSLFFTKLQVHHLGVTVLVVLLTATIFALGGFINAVFARNFDDISIIPTFVLTPLTYLGGVFYSITLLPQFWQTVSLANPVLHMVNAFRYGILGVSDIRIGVAISFMLVATVVLYSVCIRLLVSGRGMRQ; the protein is encoded by the coding sequence CTGAACTCCGAGCTGGCCGCCAACATGGTGGCGCTGCGCACCATCGTTTACCGTGAGGTTCGCCGCTTTACCCGGATCTGGCCACAAACCCTGCTGCCGCCAGCCATCACCATGGTTTTGTACTTTGTGATCTTCGGCAACCTGATTGGCCGGCAGATCGGCGACATGGGCGGTTTCAGCTACATGGAGTACATCGTGCCGGGGCTGATCATGATGTCGGTGATCACCAACTCCTACGGCAACGTGGTGTCGAGCTTCTTCGGCAGTAAGTTTCAGCGTTCGATCGAGGAGCTGATGGTGTCGCCGGTGTCGCCGCACATTATCCTCACCGGCTATGTGATTGGCGGGGTACTGCGCGGCCTGGCAGTTGGCTTTATCGTCACCCTGCTGTCGCTGTTCTTCACCAAGCTGCAGGTGCACCACTTGGGTGTGACCGTGCTGGTGGTGTTGCTGACCGCGACTATCTTTGCCCTCGGCGGCTTTATCAACGCGGTGTTTGCGCGCAACTTCGATGATATTTCAATTATTCCGACCTTTGTCCTGACGCCGCTGACCTACCTGGGCGGGGTGTTCTATTCGATTACTCTGCTGCCGCAGTTCTGGCAGACGGTATCGTTGGCCAACCCGGTATTGCACATGGTCAACGCCTTCCGTTACGGCATTCTTGGGGTTTCGGATATCCGTATCGGCGTGGCCATCAGCTTTATGCTGGTGGCCACGGTGGTGCTGTATAGCGTGTGTATCCGTTTGCTGGTGAGCGGCCGTGGTATGCGCCAGTAA
- a CDS encoding efflux RND transporter periplasmic adaptor subunit → MFARAPALLVAFTLLYTLTITPAYANEGPLVEVVKVERSLVRDELVTFGSLRPDESVMIRPEIAGRIAQLHFREGQRIAAGALLVSLDDSIARAEFAQARANLNLAENNFQRAQMLFKRGASNAQALDEANAEQQASRASLALSQARLDKTRIVAPHEGVLGLRQVSPGDYLSDGQDIVNLEVLDPLKVDFRIPQKAVSQVRLKQAIEISLDAYPGERFSGEIFAINPRLDEAGRSQAIRAHISNREGRLSPGQFVRVSVILAERPNALVIPEEAIMPMGEQRLVNLVVDGKVALREVVLGKRLDGKVEVVEGLQGDETLISAGWHKVRAGSPVRTKVVEPAP, encoded by the coding sequence ATGTTTGCCCGCGCGCCTGCTCTGCTCGTCGCTTTTACGCTGTTGTACACGCTGACCATTACCCCGGCATATGCCAACGAAGGGCCGCTGGTTGAGGTAGTCAAGGTTGAGCGCAGCCTGGTGCGTGATGAGCTGGTGACCTTTGGCTCGCTGCGCCCCGATGAGTCGGTGATGATCCGCCCGGAAATCGCCGGCCGCATCGCCCAGCTGCATTTTCGCGAAGGTCAGCGCATCGCGGCGGGAGCTCTGCTGGTTAGTCTGGATGATTCGATTGCCCGCGCCGAATTTGCCCAAGCACGCGCCAACCTGAACCTTGCGGAAAACAACTTCCAGCGTGCACAAATGCTGTTCAAGCGCGGTGCCAGTAACGCGCAGGCGCTGGATGAAGCCAACGCTGAACAGCAAGCCTCGCGTGCCAGCCTGGCGCTGTCGCAGGCGCGCCTGGACAAGACCCGTATCGTTGCGCCGCATGAAGGCGTACTGGGCTTGCGTCAGGTTAGCCCCGGCGATTACCTCAGCGACGGTCAGGACATCGTCAACCTGGAAGTGCTCGACCCGCTCAAGGTCGATTTCCGTATTCCGCAAAAAGCCGTCAGCCAGGTGCGTCTAAAACAAGCCATCGAAATCAGCCTGGATGCTTATCCGGGTGAACGCTTCAGTGGTGAGATTTTCGCCATCAACCCGCGCCTGGACGAAGCAGGGCGTAGCCAGGCGATTCGTGCGCACATCAGCAATCGCGAAGGCCGCCTGAGCCCGGGGCAGTTTGTACGCGTTTCGGTGATCCTGGCCGAGCGGCCGAACGCCCTGGTGATTCCTGAAGAGGCCATCATGCCGATGGGCGAGCAACGGCTGGTCAACCTGGTGGTAGACGGCAAGGTTGCGCTGCGTGAGGTGGTGCTGGGCAAGCGGCTGGACGGCAAGGTAGAGGTGGTGGAAGGTCTGCAGGGTGATGAAACCCTGATCAGCGCCGGTTGGCACAAGGTGCGCGCCGGCTCGCCCGTGCGCACCAAGGTGGTGGAGCCTGCACCATGA
- a CDS encoding efflux RND transporter permease subunit: MTLSDICIRRPVFATVLSLIVVLLGLMAYDRLAVREYPNIDVPIVTVNVSYPGASPEIMESQVAQPIEDVLSGIEGLDFVSSISRSENTQITAQFRLGSNSDEAANDVRDRLGRVRGLLPDEIAEPIVQKVEADAQPVIWIAFYSDRYSAMEITDVLERVIKDRLQTIPGVSEVQIRGARTFAMRIWLDPEKLAAHHLTVQDVEGALRRQNVEIPAGRIESQQREFTVLSETDLNTPEQFNQLILDDSRGYLLRLADVGYAEIGARDERSIVRYKGQPAVSMGMIKQATANPLDISDGLTAAMPDVRALLPDGMEMVVASDNSLFIRESIDNVFITIWEAVGLVILIIFIFLRSLRATLIPLVTIPVSLIGAFALMSLMGFTINTLTLLAMVLAIGLVVDDAIVMLENIHRHIEEGMQPMQAAFKGSREIAFAVIAMTLTLAAVFAPIGFMQGTTGKLFTEFAWTLAGAVLVSGFVALTLTPMMCALLLKPHQAGERHNRVYNLIENFLNGLTYSYKHLLAKALSAWVLVVGVLLLTVVACVLLFAGLKSELAPTEDTGTIIGVFSGPDGATLNYTGRYAKEIEDAYASIAETNRYLVVAGFPTVAQGISFLKLEDWADRSRSQFEIRNELLPKLQEIAGVRAFPVNRPPLGQSARNQPVNFVIRSSMEYRELQGYVDELLNALADYPGLESLDSDLKLNAPQLKVAVNREQAVAVGTDVATIGRSLESLFGSRQVTRFKQNGEQYDVLVQLQGVDRSNPQDLDRVYVRGRDDNMVQLSNLIEVSESVAPRELNHFNQLRAVTVSANVGAGFTLGEALAHLESTARRVFPGETQYDYTGTSREFKESSAGIALIFALALAFIFLVLAAQFESFSDPLIILFSVPLSMAGALLALTLFGGTLNIYSQIGLVTLIGLITKHGILIVEFANVLLRQGHELRAAVIEASVQRLRPILMTTGAMVLGSLPLAIATGAGAESRQQIGLVIVGGLLVGTFFTLFVIPTLYMLLRRWRPLKSQEEAMAVG, from the coding sequence ATGACGCTGTCGGATATCTGCATCCGCCGGCCGGTATTTGCCACCGTGCTGTCGTTGATCGTGGTGCTGCTCGGGCTGATGGCCTACGACCGTTTAGCGGTGCGCGAGTACCCAAACATCGACGTGCCGATTGTCACGGTTAACGTCAGTTACCCCGGCGCCAGCCCGGAAATCATGGAGTCCCAAGTCGCTCAGCCGATTGAGGACGTGTTGTCGGGTATTGAGGGGCTGGATTTTGTCAGCTCCATCAGCCGCTCGGAAAACACCCAGATCACCGCGCAGTTCCGCCTGGGCAGCAACTCCGATGAGGCCGCCAACGATGTGCGTGATCGCCTCGGCCGCGTGCGCGGCTTGCTCCCGGATGAAATCGCCGAGCCGATCGTGCAGAAAGTCGAGGCCGATGCGCAACCGGTGATCTGGATCGCCTTTTACAGTGACCGTTACAGCGCGATGGAGATCACCGATGTGCTGGAGCGGGTGATCAAGGATCGCCTGCAGACCATTCCCGGAGTCTCTGAAGTGCAGATCCGTGGCGCGCGTACCTTCGCCATGCGCATCTGGCTCGACCCGGAGAAGCTCGCGGCGCACCACCTCACCGTGCAGGATGTCGAAGGCGCGCTGCGCCGGCAGAACGTCGAGATCCCGGCCGGGCGCATCGAGTCGCAGCAGCGTGAATTCACTGTGCTCTCGGAAACCGACTTGAACACCCCGGAGCAGTTCAATCAGCTGATTCTCGATGATTCGCGCGGCTACCTGCTGCGCCTGGCCGATGTTGGTTATGCCGAAATCGGCGCCCGGGATGAACGCAGCATTGTCCGCTACAAAGGCCAGCCGGCCGTATCAATGGGGATGATCAAGCAGGCCACCGCCAACCCGCTGGATATCTCTGATGGCCTGACGGCCGCCATGCCCGATGTGCGCGCGCTGCTGCCGGATGGCATGGAAATGGTGGTGGCCAGCGACAACTCGTTGTTTATCCGCGAGTCGATCGACAACGTGTTTATCACCATCTGGGAAGCGGTGGGGCTGGTCATCCTGATCATCTTTATCTTCCTGCGCTCACTGCGCGCCACCCTGATTCCGCTGGTGACCATTCCGGTGTCGCTGATCGGCGCGTTCGCCCTGATGTCGCTGATGGGCTTCACCATCAACACCCTCACGCTGTTGGCGATGGTGCTGGCCATCGGCTTGGTGGTGGACGATGCCATTGTCATGCTGGAGAACATTCACCGGCATATTGAAGAGGGCATGCAGCCCATGCAGGCGGCGTTCAAGGGCAGCCGCGAGATTGCCTTTGCAGTGATCGCCATGACCCTGACGCTGGCGGCAGTATTCGCACCTATCGGCTTTATGCAGGGCACCACCGGCAAGCTGTTTACCGAGTTCGCCTGGACGTTGGCTGGTGCGGTGCTGGTGTCCGGTTTTGTTGCCCTGACCCTGACGCCGATGATGTGCGCGCTACTGCTCAAACCGCATCAGGCCGGCGAGCGGCATAACCGCGTGTACAACCTGATCGAGAACTTCCTCAATGGCCTGACCTACAGCTACAAACACCTGCTGGCCAAGGCGCTGAGCGCCTGGGTACTGGTGGTGGGCGTGCTGCTGTTGACCGTGGTGGCCTGCGTGCTGTTGTTCGCCGGATTAAAATCCGAGTTGGCGCCGACTGAGGACACCGGCACCATCATTGGTGTGTTTAGCGGCCCGGACGGCGCAACCCTGAATTACACCGGGCGTTATGCCAAGGAGATTGAGGACGCCTATGCCAGCATCGCCGAAACCAACCGCTACTTGGTGGTGGCCGGCTTCCCTACGGTGGCCCAAGGCATATCCTTTTTGAAGCTGGAGGACTGGGCAGACCGTTCACGCAGCCAGTTTGAAATCCGCAATGAGCTACTGCCCAAATTGCAGGAAATCGCCGGCGTACGCGCCTTCCCGGTCAACCGTCCGCCGCTGGGGCAGAGCGCGCGTAATCAGCCGGTCAACTTTGTGATTCGCTCATCCATGGAGTACCGCGAGTTGCAGGGCTATGTTGATGAGCTGCTCAACGCCTTGGCTGATTACCCAGGGCTGGAAAGCCTGGACAGTGACCTCAAGCTCAACGCGCCGCAGCTTAAGGTGGCGGTTAATCGCGAGCAGGCCGTAGCGGTGGGCACCGACGTGGCCACCATCGGCCGCAGCCTGGAGAGCCTGTTTGGTAGCCGTCAGGTGACGCGCTTTAAGCAGAACGGCGAGCAGTACGATGTGCTGGTGCAGTTGCAGGGTGTCGACCGCAGCAACCCACAGGACCTCGACCGTGTGTATGTGCGCGGCCGTGATGACAATATGGTGCAACTGTCCAACCTGATCGAGGTCAGTGAAAGCGTGGCCCCGCGCGAGCTCAACCATTTCAACCAGCTGCGTGCGGTGACGGTGAGTGCCAACGTCGGTGCCGGCTTTACCCTCGGTGAAGCCTTGGCGCATTTGGAAAGCACGGCACGCAGGGTGTTCCCCGGCGAAACCCAGTATGACTACACCGGTACCTCGCGCGAGTTTAAGGAGTCCAGTGCTGGCATCGCGCTGATTTTTGCCTTGGCCCTGGCGTTTATCTTCCTGGTGCTGGCGGCACAGTTCGAGAGCTTTAGCGATCCGCTGATCATCCTGTTCAGCGTGCCGTTATCCATGGCCGGGGCCTTGCTGGCGCTGACCCTGTTCGGCGGCACCTTGAACATCTACTCGCAGATTGGGTTGGTGACGCTGATTGGTCTGATTACCAAGCACGGCATTCTGATCGTCGAGTTTGCCAACGTCTTGTTGCGTCAGGGGCATGAGCTGCGGGCTGCGGTGATTGAGGCTTCGGTGCAGCGTCTGCGGCCGATTCTGATGACCACCGGTGCCATGGTGCTCGGCTCGCTGCCGCTGGCCATCGCCACTGGGGCGGGGGCGGAAAGCCGTCAGCAAATTGGCCTAGTGATTGTCGGCGGCTTGTTGGTCGGCACCTTCTTCACTCTGTTTGTGATTCCGACCCTGTACATGCTGCTGCGTCGCTGGCGGCCGCTTAAGTCGCAAGAGGAGGCTATGGCGGTTGGGTAA